The Bacillus sp. B-jedd sequence TGGTGCGCCTGGCCCGTTTCAAGGAGTAAGAGTCACAGAAATCCGGGAAGACGAGACGCCTTTCAAGCTTATATATGATCCAAGCCACCCGGATAGAGACGAGAATGGGTATGTGAGGATGCCAAATGTCGACCTGTCAAAGGAAATGGTCGACCTGCTTGCAGCTTCGAGATCATATGAAGCAAATGTAACTGCTTTCAATACAGGTAAGTCCCTCGTTTTGAAAGCATTAGAGCTTGGACGTTAGGAGACAAGATAAATGGATATTTCACGTTTGAATAGTGACTTTATGAGAGTGGATCAAAATCCCTTTCAAAAAACAGAGGCAAAACAATACACTTCTTCTTTTGCCAATGTTATTAAAGGATATTTAGACCAGGTTGATTCCACAGTGAAAGATGCCTCGGCGCTGTCAGTGAAGGCTGCCGCCGGGACTCTTGAGAATGTGCACGATTTGACAATTGCTTCGCAAAAAGCAAAGCTGGCGCTCGAATTGACGGTGACAGTCCGCGATAAGGCGATTGAGTCTTATCAGGAAATCATGCGAATGCAAATGTAAACATGAAAAATGCTGGGCAGGGTGAGAAATGAAAGGATCATGGAGAGATCAAATCAAACAATCTAAAGAACTTTTTAGCCAGTATTGGGGTGCGCAAAGTTCAAAACAAAAAGGGCTGGTCATTGGAACTCTCTTATTTCTGATAATTGCCTTGTCTGCCTTTGTTTTTTTTGCATCCCGCCCGCAATATGTCCCTCTTTACACAGGGCAGCTGAGTACGAGGGAAGTCGGGGACATTAAAGCGGAACTCGACAGCCAGGGATATAAGGGTTATAAGCTATCGGAAAATGGAACAATGCTGCTTGTACCCCAGAAGGATGCGGCTGATTTACTGGTGACATTGGCCTCAGCCGGTTATCCGAAGGACACAAGCATCAATTACGACATTTTCAGCCAGAACCTTTCCTTTGGGGCTACAGACAGGCAATTTGACATCCTTGAAAAGGAGGCCATGCAAAATAAGCTGGCCGAAGTCATCAAGCATGTGGATGGAATCAGCAATGCAGAGGTTATTCTGACACTTCCCGAGAATTCTGTGTTTATCAGGCCTGATGAAGAACAAGCCGCCAGCGCTTCTGTGATGGTGGAGGTTAAGCCGGGAGCAAAACTAAACGCACAGCAGGTAAAAGCGCTTTATACACTTGTTTCAAAAAGTGTGACCAATCTGCCTGTCGACAATATCACGATTATGAACCAATATAGTGAAACGCTGTCCATGGAGGATTCCGGGGATGATGGCGCGCCTTTTGATAAATTTGAGGAACAACGCAGAATCCAGCAGAACATCGAGCGGGATATTCAGCAGAACCTGAAAAGCTTGCTTGGAACCATTTTGGGAAGCGATAAGGTATTTGTCCATACTTTCGTAAAGATGAATTTCGATAAGGTCAAGACACAGGAAAATCTCGTGAAACCGGCAGATGACAGCGACAAAGGGCTGGTCATCAGTTCCGAGAAAAATTCCAAGACCTTTTCAGGGACGGGGGCCAACCCAGGCGGGGTATCTGGGATGACGGATACGGACGTTCCTAACTATCCAGGAAACAACGCCGGCGGCGAAAGCGAGTACGAGGAGTCCCAGGAAAAGCTTAATTATGAGGTCAACCGGATTAATAATGAAATTATCAAAAGTCCTTATCAAATTGAAGATATAACAATCAATGTTGGCGTGGAGGCCGATCCTTCAGCGCCGAACCAGCTTCCGCAGGGAGTCCGCGACAGCATCCAGAATATCGCTTCTAATGTCGTCCGGACAGCTTTGGGACATCCTGAACTGACCCAGGAACAAATTGACCAGCGCGTGACAATCGTCCCTCACAATTTTGCGGCAAGTGTCGCAACTGATCGTGAACCCGCAAAAAATTGGCTATGGATGCTTGCGGCCGCTGGTGCCGGGCTGCTTATCGTTGCATCGCTCATCATTTGGATCATTATCAGGAAGAAACGGACTGAGGAAGAATTCCCTGTGGATTTGGAATCCATTGTGCCGCCAAAGGAACAAGAGTATTTCGCAGAACAGGATATGACAGTGGAAAACCAATTGAAGAACTTGCTTGAGCAAAGGCCTGAGGACTTTGCAAAAATTGTCAGAACCTGGCTGCATGAAGAGGAGGCCTAGAAACTGTGTCAACAGCATTAAAGTTGAATGGAAAGCAAAAAGCGGCAATCATGTTGATCACAATGGGAAAAGAGGCTTCCTCGAAAGTCTTTAAACATTTGGATGATCAGGAAATTGAAAAGCTTACGCTTGCCATCGCACATATTAATAAAGTCGATTCTAAGGAAAAAGAGGAAGTCTTTAAAGAATTCCATGAAATGTGCATTGCTCAGGATTACCTGGCCATGGGCGGAATAAGCTACGCCCAGGACGTATTGGAAAGTGCGCTCGGAAGGGATAAAGCAACGAAAATTATCCAAAAGCTGACTTCCGAACTGCAGGTAAAGCCGTTTGATTTTGCCAGGAGAATCGATCCGATGCAGATTTATCATTTTCTGCAAAATGAACACCCTCAGACAATCGCACTTGTACTTGCTCACCTAGAGCCACAGCAAGCATCGATGATTCTGTCTTCGCTTACAGGAGATTTGCAGTCTGATGTCGCGCGCCGGATCGCTTTACTGGAGCAAACATCTCCTGAAGTTATCAAAGAAGTCGAGAAAATTCTCGAACATAACTTGTCAGCATCCATTCGCCAGGACTTCACGGTTGTTGGTGGCATTGAATCGATTGTCAACATCCTGAATGGCGTGGATCGCAGTACCGAGAAGGGAATTCTTGAACAGCTGCAGACAAGAGACAACGATTTGGTTGAAGAAATTAAGAAGAGGATGTTTGTCTTCGAAGATATTATCAATCTTGATCGCAGGGCGATTCAGCGCGTCATCCAGGAAGTTAACAATGAGGATCTCATGCTGGCTCTGAAAGCGGCGAGTCCAGAAGTCAAGAATATTATTTTCGAGAACATGTCCACACGGATGGTCGAAACATTCGAAGAAGAAATGCAATATATGGGACCTGTCAGAGTCAAGGATGTGGAAGAAGCCCAGGGAAGAATTGTGTCTGTCATTCGCCGTCTGGAAGACGCTGGAGAAGTTGTAATTGCCAGAGGTGGACAAGATGGCATCTTACTCTAAAATCTTTAAAGCCTCCGGGCTGTCCCTCAGCGATAAGATCAAAGTATACCAGGAGCCTTTTACTCCTCTAAGGCCGAAAGTAATAAGCCGTAATGAGGAACCAGTGGCAGGAAATGAGATGAACATCGAGCAGATGCTTGATGAAGCGAATGCGAAGGCGAGCGAAATTTTGCAGGCTGCCGAAGCTCATGCTCATAAGGTAAAAGCTGAAGCGGAGCAATCCATCCAGCAATGGTGGAACGAGAATCAAGCGAAGCTTGAGTCGATGTCGGCGAAAGCAATGCAGCAAGGGTATGAGGAAGGCTACACAGAAGGCAGGCAAGAAGCAGAGGAGAGGGCCCAGAACGATTATAGAGAAATGCTGGAAGAGGCTAGAACTTTACTGGAGGACGCTTACCAGCAAAAAGAAAAAATCATTTCAGAGGCGGAACCTTTCTTGCTTGAATTGAGCACAGTCATTGCTTCGCAAATTATTAAGCAGGAACTGGATGCATCTCCTGAAAAGTTTGTCGGATTGATTCAGGAACACATCATGCGCTTTAAAGAAAAAGACTATATTACCGTTTGTGTCCATCCGGCCGATTTTGAGTTCATCCAGTCCCAGCGTTCGCACCTTGTTTCAATCGTCAATGGTGAAACAGAAATAAAAATAGTGCCCGACCACTCTGTTACGAAGAAGGGGTGTATCATCCGGACGGCTTATGGCAGTGTGGATGCCCGGATAGATACTCAAATCGAAGAAATCAAAAGGGTCATTTTAGATGCGAAAAGAGGCGAGCCGAAAGATGATATTGGCGACTGAGAATTATGTCAGGCTTATCCGCGGGATTGATCCGGTCAGGGTCAACGGAAAAATCACCCAAATTATTGGCCTGACAATCGAGTCCCAGGGGCCGGATGTCCGAATCGGCGAAATATGTTCGATTTATCCTTCACATTCACAAAAACCAATTCAGGCGGAAGTGGTAGGGATAAGGGAAAATAAGGTTCTCCTTATGCCGCTCGGAGAGGTCCGCTCCATCGGGCCAGGCTGTGATGTGGTGGCGAGCGGCAAAAATATGGTTGTCAAAGCGGGCAGCCAATTGCTCGGCAGGATTCTTGACGGTCTGGGGCAGCCGCTCGATGGGAAGCCGCTCCCGCACGGACTCGAAGAAGTCCCCGCCTATGCTTCCCCGCCCAATCCTTTGAGCAGGCCCCGTATAAACTCCCCTTTAGGAGTGGGAGTGAAAACTATTGATGGTTTGCTGACCATGGGCAAAGGCCAGCGGATGGGGATTTTTGCAGGGAGCGGCGTGGGAAAAAGTACGCTGCTTGGGATGATTTCAAGGAACACGACTGCGGATGTCAATGTTATCGCGTTGATTGGAGAACGGGGCAGGGAAGTTCTCGATTTTATTGAACAAAACCTCGGGCCTGAGGGGCTGGCCAAATCGGTAGTCATTGTGGCAACCTCCGATCAGCCCGCGCTTATCCGAATAAAAGGCGCCCTTACAGCCACGGCGATCGCTGAATATTTTCGTGATCAGGGAAAGGATGTTCTCCTGGTTATGGATTCTGTTACCCGATTCGCTATGGCGCAACGAGAAATTGGTCTGGCAATAGGGGAACCGCCAACAACTAAAGGTTACACACCATCCGTATTCGCGATGCTCCCCCAATTGCTTGAACGGTCCGGTACTGGTCCGAAGGGAACAATTTCCGCCATTTATACTGTATTGGTGGATGGCGATGATATGAATGAACCGATTGCCGACGCGGTCCGTGGAATTCTGGATGGGCACATTGTCCTGAACCGGGCAATAGGCGGCAAAGGGATTTTCCCGGCGATCGATGTGCTTAGCAGTGCAAGCCGGGTCATGACAGAAATAACCTCAAAGGAACACCTACAAGCAGCCGGCCAATTTAAGAAGTTGCTCGCTTCTTATAATGAAGCGGAGGATTTGATCAATATTGGGGCTTACAAGAAAGGCTCCAACAGGGAGATAGATTTAGCACTCAGACTAAAGCCGGAGATGGACCACTTTTTACGCCAGGGTATTTATGAAAGCTCTAATCTGGAAGAAGCGATGAACTTCTTACTAACTAAATTTGGAGACTAATAAACATGAAATATACCTTTCAATATCAAAAAGTCCTCGATTTTAAAGAAAAACAACAGGAAATTGCCCAACAGGAATTCGGTGCAATTAAACTCCGCCAAAAGGAACTTGAGCAGGAGCTTGAAGGACTGGAAACAATCGAAGATGTGATCTTTGGAAAATACAACGATGTAAACAAGAAAACCATTTCGGAAATTCTCGATATACAGGATGATATCGACCATGTTGTGAAAAAGAAAAGGCAATTGCAAACGCAGACCGATAAAATCCACCAGGAAGCAGAGTTTAAGCAGCAGGTGCTTTTAAATGTTTCGATGGAAGCAAAAACATGGAATAAGTGGAAAGCGAAATCAGCTGCCGCTTTTCAAAAGCAGCAGGAATTGAAGGAACAGGCCATGCTTGATGAGATGGCTGTCATCCGTTACTCCCGAAAAATATAAGGAGAAAAGCAATGGTTGAAAAGGAAGGAAAACTTGAAACCGTCTTTTATTGGACGCTTCCCGTCATTTTTACAGGCCTGTTTATGGCGATAATTTTTCACTTTTTAGGGATTCCTTTTTGGAAGACGATCCAGGAATGGGGAAACGAAATTCCAATTGTGGAAAAAATGATACCCGATCCATCCCCCGAGCACGGATATGCAAAACCTAAGAATGATACCGAGTATTGGAAAAAGCAGCTGCAAGAGATGGAAGATATCCTCCAAAAGAAAGACCAAAAGATAAATACAATGTCAGAACAGGTTAGAACCATGAAAAGAAGCCTGGACGGAATCCGCAGGGAAAATGAGGAGCTGGCGGACAGGCTTGAAGGCAAACAAAATAGTGATTTCCAGGTTGGCTTAAAAAAAGCGGCCGCACTTTACACTGACATGCCTGAATCAAAGGCGGCATCGATACTTTCGGAAATGCCGCTCGAAGAGGCCTCCCTGACGATTTCCCAGATGTACCCGGAACAGCAAAGCAATATACTCGAAAAAATGAAAGATGCCGAGAAAGCAGCCCTGATTGGAATGCTGCTGAAAGAAATTGAGACTGTTCCAGAAAGTGATCCGCAGTCATTGAAACAGAGGCTGAAGGAACTGGCGGACAAGAAAGAAAAAGAGGCTGTTACACTCTATGAAGCTATTGAAACAATGCCGGCCGACCTATCTGCCAGTGTGATGAAATTCATGTTTGAAAAAGATTCGGAACAGGCATTGCAGCTTATGAAAATGCTGAAGCCGACAAGCCGGTCCCTCATTTTGCGGGAAATTAGCAAGACTAACGCGGAAATGGCAAAAGAGATAACCGCGAAATTAAACTAGAAATGACCTCCATGGAAGGAGAAAAATATGAAACACCTACTTTATTCATTTATGCTCTTATTCTGTTTATTCACCTATCATTCTCCCGCCTATGCTGCCGGGAACTCCTCAAGCGGTGATTCCACCGTCTACGATTCAATCGGAAAAGGAGGAGAAAAAACTCCGGCAGCCCCCCCGGAAAAGATGGAAAACCAATCGACCGGCCTATTTCCTCTACTAATAAAATTCATTGGATCATTGGCATTGGTAATTGCCTTAATGTTTGTTTTGTTCAAATTTCTCTTTAACAGGAACAAACGCTTGGCAGCAGGAGGGCCCGTCCTGCCGCTCGCCGGCCACATGGTAGGCCAAAATCGCTCCGTACAGGTCCTTTTGATTGGCCAAACGATATATATATTAGGAGTGGGTGAAAATATCAATCTTATTCGCTCCATATCAAAAGGAGAAGAATATCAACAGTTAATGGAAAGCTATGAAAACCAGGCGGAGGGCCTTACATCAAAATGGCCTTTGAAAGACCAAAAGATGAACTGGAATACCGTATTTAGCAAGTATATAAGGAAAATGGAACAAGCGAATGATAAGGAGCCGCATCAATGATAAAGAAACTAGCCATCCTCATTCCAGTGTTCATGTTTGGACTCTTTTCTGCTTCCCACCATGCAAGCGCGGAAACACTCAATACGATTTTGCCTGGAATAGGATTTGATGCAGGGAGCCCGGAAAAGGTATCAAATAGTGTCAGTATCCTTCTCTTAATAACAGTATTATCAATCGCTCCTTCCATTCTAATATTAATGACCTGCTTTACCAGGGTTCTGGTTGTATTGGGATTTGTCCGCACGGCGCTGGGAACTCAGTATATGCCCCCAAACCAGGTATTGATCGGATTGGCGATGTTTCTGACTTTCTTTGTAATGGGGCCGACTTTTTCGCAAATAAATACAGAGGCGCTCAAGCCTTATATGGCCGGCGAGTTGACCCAACAGGAAGCACTGGATACAGCCGGGGCACCAATCAAGGAATTTATGGCCAAGCATACTCGTGAAAAAGATTTAGCCCTGTTCCTTAATTATGCAAAACTAGAAAAGCCAAAGCAGATAAATGATATTCCTTTTACTGCCATGGTTCCCGCATTCGCGATTAGTGAGCTGAAAACAGCCTTCCAAATGGGCTTTATGATATTCATACCTTTCCTTGTCATAGACATGATTGTCGCGAGTATTCTGATGTCGATGGGGATGATGATGCTGCCGCCGGTCATGATTTCACTTCCCTTCAAAATATTACTGTTCATTTTGGTGGATGGCTGGCATTTAATCGTTGAATCGCTGCTCAAGAGCTTTTAACTGAGGAGGAATCTCCATGACAACTGAACTTACTCTTAGAATCGCACAAGAGACTATTTATACAATCCTGCTAGTTATCGCTCCTGCTTGTGGAGTGGCGCTGCTGGTTGGCCTTCTGGTCAGTATCTTCCAGGCTACGACTCAAATTCAGGACCAGACTCTTGCATTTGTTCCGAAAATCATCGCTGTATTTCTATCTATTTTATTTTTTGGATCATGGATGCTCCGGAATGTTTTGGACTTTACACAACATTTACTTGGGAATCTTTCGCAGTTTGTCGGCTAGGTGATGGAGATGATTGATCTTTCATTGTGGTGGCCGTTCTTGCTTGTCTTTGTTAGAATTACTTCATTTCTTGCAACCGCGCCTGTATTTTCCGGGCGCCAGATACCTGCACAGCAGAAAGTGGCTTTCAGTATTGTTCTAAGTGCATTATGTGCCGGAACCCTCAATGTTCCTCTTGATTCGGTAGCGATGGACATGCTGTTTCTGCTGATTTTAAAGGAAGCTTTTGCCGGTGCTGCACTCGGTCTGGCCGCTGCGATTTTCTTTTATGCCGTACAGGTAGCGGGTACGTTGATCGATTTTCAAATTGGATTTTTAATGGCAAATTTCTTTGACCCGACTTTTCAGACGAATACTCAATTAACTGGCAGACTGAAGAATGTATTGGCGGTTTTGATTTTGCTGGCGACAAATGGCCATCACTTGCTGATTCAAGGATTGCTTGCAAGTTTTGACTGGATTCCACTGGACAGTTATATACCGGCCTGGAGTGATGGAAGACTGGCGTCTTTCCTGCTGGATTGTACGGCGAAAATGTTCCAGGCAGGCTTCATGATGGCCGCCCCGATCATGGGAACGTTATTTATTGTTGATATTGCGCTTGGAATCATATCCAAAACAGTACCGCAAATGAACTTGATCGCGATTTTTCCGCCTATTAAAATTCTGCTTCACTTTGCAGTGTATTTACTTGTCTTACCGGGATTATTTTACTTGATGGTGAAACTGTTTGAAACAATGTTTACCTCAATGTCTTCAATGATGAAAATTATGGGGGCCTGAGCATGCTCATCCGTTTGGACCTGCAGCTATTCGCGGGAGAAAAGACTGAAAAAGCGACACCGAATAAACGCCGTGAAGCCAGAAAAAAAGGCCAGGTGGCAAAGAGCCAGGAAGTTTCTTCCGCTTTAATGCTCCTTTTGATTTTCTCCTATTTGATGCTTGGAGGAACTGCCTTAATAAAAGGGATAATGCAGATTTTTCGGCATAGCTTCCATGAATATATGCTTTGGGACTTTTCTATTTCGAGTATTGAGCTCTTGTTTACGCAAATAGTTGTCAATGCCGCTAAGATAGCGGGCCCAATACTTGGTGTGGCCGTCCTCGCCGCCTTGCTTTCGAATTTTGCCCAAGTGGGATTCATGTTCAATCCTGAATCAATCAAATTCAATCTGGGAAAATTGAATCCGATTCAGGGAGCGAAACAAATTTTTTCGATGAGGGCGATTGTCGATTTGTGCAAATCGATCCTGAAGATGGTTATCACTTCGGCAATTGTTTACATGATTGCCTGGCCTCAGAAAGAACAGCTTCTCGTACTTGGTGAAAAAAACCTCTGGGATGCGGCCGCATTTATTGGTGCGCTAACCTTAAAAATAGGGATGGGAATTGCTGTGGCCCTCGGAATTCTGGCTGCAGCTGATTATTTATATCAGAAATACGAGTTTGAGAAAAAGATTAAGATGTCCAAGCAGGATATTAAAGACGAATTTAAAAAGATGGAAGGCGATCCCTTTATTAAAGGGCAGAGAAGGGCCAAACAGCGGCAGATGTCAATGAACCGGATGATGCAGGAAATTCCGAAAGCGGATGTCCTGATCACCAATCCGACCCACTTTGCTATTGCGATTCGATATGACTTCTCAACGATGGAGGCCCCCGAAGTGATTGCAAAAGGGAAGGACCATATCGCTTTGAAGATTAAGGAAATTGCCAGGGAGCATAAAATCATGACTGTAGAGAACAAGCCTTTGGCAAGGGCGCTATACGCGTCGGTAGAAATCGGGGAAACAATACCTGAGGAATTGTTCAATGCAGTCGGTGAAATTTTGGCGTATGTGTATTTTCAGGAAGGCAGATATAAGGGGATTACGACATGAAGAAATCGGATTTTTCTGTACTAATATTAGTTATTTTAATTGTGGCGATGATGATTATCCCGCTGCCCACAATCCTTTTGGATTTTTTGCTGATTATAAACATTTCTATATCCCTGCTAATTTTACTGGTTGCAATGAATACGAAGGAACCATTGGACTTTTCAATTTTTCCTACAGCGTTATTAATAACAACATTATTCCGGCTCGCCTTGAACGTTTCGACAACGAGGTCGATTTTGTCCAAGGCTGACGGAGGCGCTGTCATCGAAACGTTTGGCTCTTTCGTCGTCGGAGGCAATCCTGTTATTGGTTTCGTTGTGTTCCTGATCCTGGTCGTCATCCAGTTTATCGTTATTACAAAAGGATCTGAACGGGTTGCTGAAGTTGCCGCGAGGTTCACATTGGATGCAATGCCTGGTAAGCAAATGAGCATAGATGCAGACTTGAATGCGGGATTGCTTAATGAGCAGGAGGCCCGCCAGCGGCGCCGGAAGGTTGAGCAGGAAGCCGATTTTTACGGAGCTATGGATGGAGCGAGTAAGTTCGTCAAAGGAGACGCCATAGCCGGTATCATCATTCTGATCATTAACGTCATTGGCGGATTCGCGATTGGGATGGCGATACATGGAATGGGGCTTGCGGAATCGGCGAGCACCTACACCCTTTTATCCGTGGGGGATGGACTTGTCAGCCAGGTGCCGGCTCTCCTCATCTCAACCGCAACAGGCATAACGGTTACACGCGCTGCTTCCGACGGAAACCTCGGATCAGATATTATGAGGCAAATCTTCAATTATCCGAAGCTGCTTTATATTGTCGCAGGAACCATTCTTATATTAGGAATTTTTACACCGATCGGAATCTTCCTGACACTTCCAATCGCTATTATACTCGCATTTGGGGCTTATACAATGAGCAAGGCTGCCAGAGCGGAAGAATTGAAGAATGAACAGGCGGATCAGGAAGAACTTGAAGAGGATATTAGGAGTCCGGAAAAGGTCATTAATCTTCTGCAGCTGGATACCCTCGAACTTGAAATAGGCTACGGACTCATTCCGCTTGCCGACCAAAAACAAGGCGGGGATATTTTAGACAGGATTGTCATGATACGGAGGCAGTTTGCCATTGAACTTGGCCTTGTTATTCCAACGATCCGGATTCGGGATAACCTTCAAATTTCCCCGAATCAGTATCTCCTAAAATTCAGAGGTAACAAAATTGCAGCTGGGGAGGTCTATCTTGACCATTTCCTCGCGATGAACCAAGTCCCGGATGCCGGGCAAATTGAAGGAATACAAGTAATTGAACCTGCCTTCGGGCTGCCGGCCACCTGGGTGGGCAAAGAGGAAAAGCAAAGGGCTGAATTGATGGGATATATTATTGTCGATCCTCCTTCTGTCATCGCGACACACTTAACAGAAGTGTTGAAGCGGTACGCCTACCAATTGCTTGGTAGAGAAGAAACGAAGGAGCTCATCGAAAATCTGAAAGAAACCCATCCTAACCTTGTCGAGGAACTTGTTCCTTCGCTTCTTCCGGTGGGAGAGGTCCAGAAGGTATTGCAGAATTTGTTGCGTGAACAAATTTCAATCAGAGACTTGGCGACCGTTTTCGAAACACTTGCCGACTTTTCGGTTTATACGAAAGACCCTCGGGTGCTGACGGAGTATGTCAGACAATCGCTGACACGCCAAATTACTGAACAATATGCAGAAGATGGTATCATCCATGTTTTAACCGCCGGAGCCACTCTTGAAAAAGGAATATCTGATTCAATCCAGCAAACAGAGGCCGGCGGCTACTATCTTTCAATGGATCCGCAGTTATCACGGAAAATAACCGAAGAACTCCGAGATCA is a genomic window containing:
- the flhB gene encoding flagellar biosynthesis protein FlhB; this translates as MLIRLDLQLFAGEKTEKATPNKRREARKKGQVAKSQEVSSALMLLLIFSYLMLGGTALIKGIMQIFRHSFHEYMLWDFSISSIELLFTQIVVNAAKIAGPILGVAVLAALLSNFAQVGFMFNPESIKFNLGKLNPIQGAKQIFSMRAIVDLCKSILKMVITSAIVYMIAWPQKEQLLVLGEKNLWDAAAFIGALTLKIGMGIAVALGILAAADYLYQKYEFEKKIKMSKQDIKDEFKKMEGDPFIKGQRRAKQRQMSMNRMMQEIPKADVLITNPTHFAIAIRYDFSTMEAPEVIAKGKDHIALKIKEIAREHKIMTVENKPLARALYASVEIGETIPEELFNAVGEILAYVYFQEGRYKGITT
- the flhA gene encoding flagellar biosynthesis protein FlhA, coding for MKKSDFSVLILVILIVAMMIIPLPTILLDFLLIINISISLLILLVAMNTKEPLDFSIFPTALLITTLFRLALNVSTTRSILSKADGGAVIETFGSFVVGGNPVIGFVVFLILVVIQFIVITKGSERVAEVAARFTLDAMPGKQMSIDADLNAGLLNEQEARQRRRKVEQEADFYGAMDGASKFVKGDAIAGIIILIINVIGGFAIGMAIHGMGLAESASTYTLLSVGDGLVSQVPALLISTATGITVTRAASDGNLGSDIMRQIFNYPKLLYIVAGTILILGIFTPIGIFLTLPIAIILAFGAYTMSKAARAEELKNEQADQEELEEDIRSPEKVINLLQLDTLELEIGYGLIPLADQKQGGDILDRIVMIRRQFAIELGLVIPTIRIRDNLQISPNQYLLKFRGNKIAAGEVYLDHFLAMNQVPDAGQIEGIQVIEPAFGLPATWVGKEEKQRAELMGYIIVDPPSVIATHLTEVLKRYAYQLLGREETKELIENLKETHPNLVEELVPSLLPVGEVQKVLQNLLREQISIRDLATVFETLADFSVYTKDPRVLTEYVRQSLTRQITEQYAEDGIIHVLTAGATLEKGISDSIQQTEAGGYYLSMDPQLSRKITEELRDQIDRVNKAGGQPIFLTSPSIRMYMKQLIDKVMPTVPVLAYTELEPDIEIQSIGVVNI